Proteins encoded within one genomic window of Citrobacter amalonaticus Y19:
- the carA gene encoding glutamine-hydrolyzing carbamoyl-phosphate synthase small subunit produces MIKSALLVLEDGTQFHGRAIGATGSAVGEVVFNTSMTGYQEILTDPSYSRQIVTLTYPHIGNVGTNAADEESSQVHAQGLVIRDLPLIASNFRNTEDLSSYLKRHNIVAIADIDTRKLTRLLREKGAQNGCIIAGDNLDAALALEKAKAFPGLNGMDLAKEVTTTESYSWTQGSWTLADDLPEAKTEGELPFHVVAYDFGAKRNILRMLVDRGCRLTVVPAKTPADEVVKMNPDGIFLSNGPGDPAPCDYAIDAIQTFLETDIPVFGICLGHQLLALASGAKTVKMKFGHHGGNHPVKDIDNNTVMITAQNHGFAVDEASMPACLRVTHKSLFDGTLQGIHRTDKPAFSFQGHPEASPGPHDAAPLFDHFIELIELYRQSAK; encoded by the coding sequence TTGATTAAGTCAGCGCTATTGGTTCTGGAAGACGGAACCCAGTTTCACGGTCGGGCCATAGGGGCAACAGGTTCGGCGGTTGGGGAAGTCGTTTTCAATACTTCAATGACCGGTTATCAAGAAATCCTCACTGATCCTTCCTATTCCCGCCAAATCGTTACTCTTACTTATCCCCATATTGGTAATGTCGGCACCAATGCCGCCGATGAAGAATCCTCCCAGGTCCATGCGCAAGGCCTCGTCATTCGTGACCTGCCGCTGATTGCCAGCAACTTCCGCAATACCGAAGACCTCTCTTCTTACCTGAAACGCCATAACATCGTGGCGATTGCCGATATCGATACTCGTAAGCTGACGCGTCTGCTGCGTGAGAAAGGGGCGCAGAACGGTTGCATCATCGCGGGCGATAACCTGGATGCTGCGCTGGCGCTGGAAAAAGCGAAAGCGTTCCCGGGCCTGAACGGAATGGATCTGGCGAAAGAAGTGACCACCACGGAGTCTTACAGCTGGACGCAGGGGAGCTGGACGCTGGCCGATGACCTGCCGGAAGCGAAGACAGAAGGCGAACTGCCTTTCCACGTTGTCGCCTACGATTTTGGCGCCAAGCGCAACATCCTGCGTATGCTGGTGGACAGAGGCTGTCGCCTGACGGTCGTTCCGGCAAAAACACCTGCCGATGAAGTAGTAAAGATGAATCCGGACGGGATCTTCCTCTCCAACGGTCCTGGTGACCCGGCGCCGTGCGATTACGCCATCGACGCGATTCAGACATTCCTCGAGACCGATATTCCGGTGTTCGGCATCTGCTTAGGCCATCAGTTGCTGGCACTGGCGAGCGGGGCGAAAACCGTGAAGATGAAATTCGGCCACCACGGCGGTAACCATCCGGTCAAAGATATCGATAACAATACCGTGATGATTACGGCGCAGAACCACGGCTTTGCGGTGGATGAAGCCTCCATGCCGGCGTGTCTTCGCGTCACTCACAAGTCGCTGTTCGATGGCACCCTGCAAGGGATTCATCGCACCGATAAACCGGCGTTCAGCTTCCAGGGTCACCCGGAAGCGAGCCCGGGGCCTCACGATGCCGCGCCGTTGTTCGACCACTTTATCGAGTTAATTGAGCTTTACCGTCAGTCCGCGAAATAA